Genomic window (Thermotoga sp. SG1):
GCCCCCGCAGGTCATTTACTGGACCACTACCCTATCCTCACCCAGGATGTCTTTTGCTTTTTCTATTGCTCTCTTGATAACGTCATCAACGGATATTTGGCCAAGAATAGCAGCGTTGAAATCTTTCACGAGATCAAAGGTCAAACCAGGAGGTAACAACGTGTAGCCCCATTCGGCAAATTCTGCCGTCTTCTCTATAGCACTCCAGTTTCTAGGTCCTTTCGGTCCTTCCACCTTGTAGTAACCCTTCTTAAGAATGGAAAGGCGAGCCGATGGATTACTGTACGCTGTATTGATCAGTTTCTGCCCTTCTTCACTCATGCAAAACTCTATGAACTTCCACGCGGCATCTTTTACTTTGCTTTTAGCATTGATGGCAAAGAAACCGGTATGAAGAGTTGAATATTGCCTTACACCCTTAGGAATAGGAGCTACGTCCCAGCTGAAGTCCGTTATGTCCTTGTAAACAGATGTCATCCAACTTCCATTGAAGGCCATCGCAGCTTTCCCGGCCATGAAAAGATCAGCGGATACAACACCCGATGTAGAAATTTGAGGTGATGCTACTACTTTGTATTTGTTCGTTAAATCGTACCACCAATTCAAGAACTTTCTGGCTCCTTCTCCGATGGCAAATCTTCCTTGCTCGTCTACTATTTTATCCCCGAATGTGCCTATCAGCGAGTACCACAGGCCTTGGAAACTCAACGCATCACAACCGTATTGAACAACTTTCCCGTCTTTTATAACTATTAACTTTTTCGCAGCTTCTTCGAAATCTTTCCACGTCCAGTTCTCATTTGGATACGGCACGCCTGCTTTATCGAACAGATCTTTGTTGTAGTACATTATCTCAGTCGCAAAACACCATGGCAGACCGTAAAGATGTCCTTGTAGTTCCATCAACTTTTTAACTGCTGGAATGAAGTCATCCAAGCTCAATTCCTTGCTTTGTTTAACGTACTCATCAAGAGGTATTATCCACCCTGCTCTGGCAAAATCCGCAAGATCTGCCTCCCACAAGCAAAGAACATCGGGAGCATTTCCTGCGAGCGCCATGGTTCTGAGCTTTTGAGAGTACTCAGCTTCGGGTATCTGTATGAACTCTACCTTGATATTAGGATACTTTTCTTCAAAAGCCTTCACATAATTGTATGGATCTGGTGGTAGGGCATTCCAGTGAGCGTAACGAATAACGATGGTTTCATCCGCCAATCCCATCAAAACAAGTCCTACCAGTAAACCTAAAAGCACAATCAACCTTTTCATAAGTTAACACCCCCTCCAGAAATATTGATGCCTTAAACCTTTCTCAACAACCACACCGCCATAGCACCGGGCTTTCTGTTTGCCCACATGTGATAGGGAACAAGGGTGAATTCTACCTCTCTTTCCTTGGGCTCAGAGATCTTTCTGTACAATTTCCCTTCCCATTCAGAAATGCTCAGCGCTCTTCCTTTTCCCTTGAGAAACACCGCTTTTCTGTCGAGTATCTCTCCTTTTTCTTCTCTCAAATCCATCGAATCCACCACGAGTGTCCATACGTGGAAGTCAGGATTGTCTACCTGTTCGACACAG
Coding sequences:
- a CDS encoding sugar ABC transporter substrate-binding protein — encoded protein: MKRLIVLLGLLVGLVLMGLADETIVIRYAHWNALPPDPYNYVKAFEEKYPNIKVEFIQIPEAEYSQKLRTMALAGNAPDVLCLWEADLADFARAGWIIPLDEYVKQSKELSLDDFIPAVKKLMELQGHLYGLPWCFATEIMYYNKDLFDKAGVPYPNENWTWKDFEEAAKKLIVIKDGKVVQYGCDALSFQGLWYSLIGTFGDKIVDEQGRFAIGEGARKFLNWWYDLTNKYKVVASPQISTSGVVSADLFMAGKAAMAFNGSWMTSVYKDITDFSWDVAPIPKGVRQYSTLHTGFFAINAKSKVKDAAWKFIEFCMSEEGQKLINTAYSNPSARLSILKKGYYKVEGPKGPRNWSAIEKTAEFAEWGYTLLPPGLTFDLVKDFNAAILGQISVDDVIKRAIEKAKDILGEDRVVVQ